In Acidimicrobiales bacterium, one DNA window encodes the following:
- a CDS encoding gamma-glutamyl-gamma-aminobutyrate hydrolase family protein, whose protein sequence is MGILPVVGVTAGEHDARWGAWGARAVLLTSAYLRAVESGGGLPIVVPPAPGAAEQVVGRLDALVLTGGADVDPARYGRAPHPETRLADPARDRSELELAAAAGAAGLPLLAVCRGVQVLNVARGGTLHQHLADLPGAVEHAAAPGSYGRHRVRIEPGSRVGRAMGDRTEAEVPTHHHQGIDVPGEGLRPSAWADDGTVEALEDPAAPFLVGIQWHPEQGEDRSLFLALVRAAAGRMTGGRSG, encoded by the coding sequence GTGGGGATCCTCCCGGTCGTGGGGGTGACCGCCGGGGAGCACGACGCCCGGTGGGGAGCGTGGGGCGCCCGGGCGGTGCTCCTGACCAGCGCCTACCTGCGGGCGGTGGAGTCGGGCGGGGGGCTGCCCATCGTGGTGCCGCCCGCGCCGGGAGCGGCCGAACAGGTCGTGGGGCGCCTGGACGCCCTGGTGCTCACCGGGGGCGCCGACGTCGACCCGGCCCGGTACGGCCGGGCGCCCCACCCCGAGACCCGGTTGGCCGACCCCGCCCGCGACCGCTCCGAGCTGGAGCTGGCCGCCGCCGCCGGGGCCGCCGGGCTGCCCCTGCTGGCCGTGTGCCGGGGCGTGCAGGTCCTCAACGTGGCCCGGGGCGGGACCCTCCACCAGCACCTGGCCGACCTGCCCGGGGCGGTCGAGCACGCCGCCGCCCCCGGCTCCTACGGCCGCCACCGGGTCCGGATCGAGCCGGGCAGCCGGGTGGGCCGGGCCATGGGGGACCGCACCGAGGCGGAGGTCCCCACCCACCACCACCAGGGGATCGACGTCCCGGGAGAGGGCCTGCGCCCCTCGGCCTGGGCCGACGACGGGACGGTCGAGGCCCTCGAGGACCCCGCCGCCCCCTTCCTGGTCGGGATCCAGTGGCACCCCGAGCAGGGCGAAGACCGGTCCCTCTTCCTGGCCCTCGTCCGGGCCGCCGCCGGCCGCATGACCGGCGGCCGGTCCGGGTAG